A window of Cryptomeria japonica unplaced genomic scaffold, Sugi_1.0 HiC_scaffold_121, whole genome shotgun sequence contains these coding sequences:
- the LOC131865832 gene encoding ATP-dependent DNA helicase PIF1-like: MIVQGTTGTGKSILIDCIRQKLNVSAGIKTNTLLVLVPTGVAAYNIQGTTIHAGLRIPIKEMHPLTGQALFTFQEHFRHVKYILIDEMSFLGPKLQLKIDSRLRQAFLDKQHEGFGGLSIILIGDLGQLPPIMDKPIYASQSIALNLWRSFKTVVTLHTVFCQQGASVKQQQFRSLL, from the coding sequence ATGATTGTTCAAGGAACAACAGGAACTGGTAAATCAATCTTGATAGATTGCATCAGACAAAAGTTAAATGTCTCTGCAGGCATTAAGACAAACACATTGTTAGTTCTTGTACCTACAGGTGTTGCTGCATATAATATTCAAGGAACAACTATTCATGCAGGCCTCCGAATCCCTATAAAAGAAATGCATCCTTTGACAGGGCAAGCATTGTTCACATTCCAAGAGCATTTTAGGCATGTTAAATATATTCTAATAGACGAAATGAGCTTCTTGGGCCCTAAATTACAATTGAAGATTGATAGTCGGCTCCGCCAAGCATTCCTTGATAAACAACATGAAGGCTTTGGTGGACTCTCCATAATCCTTATAGGTGACCTTGGGCAGCTCCCTCCTATAATGGACAAACCAATTTATGCTTCGCAGTCTATAGCTTTGAACTTGTGGCGATCATTTAAAACAGTTGTAACATTGCATACTGTTTTCTGCCAACAAGGTGCCTCTGTTAAACAACAACAATTTAGAAGCCTGCTCTAG